In the Streptomyces sp. 3214.6 genome, GATGACGTTCTCCTTGAGGCCGATGAGGCTGTCGGACTTGGCGTTGATCGCCGCATCCGTCAGGACTCGGGTCGTCTCCTGGAAGGACGCCGCCGACAGCCAGGACTCCGTGGCCAGCGAGGCCTTGGTGATACCCATGAGCTGCGGACGACCGGAGGCCGGGTGACCGCCCTCCTGGACCACACGACGGTTCTCGACCTCGAACTTCGAGCGCTCGACGAGCTCGCCGGGCAGCAGCTCGGCGTCGCCGGACTCGATGATCGTCACGCGGCGCAGCATCTGCCGGATGATGATCTCGATGTGCTTGTCGTGGATCGACACACCCTGCGAGTTGTACACCTTCTGGACCTCGCCGACCAGGTGGACCTGGACGGCACGCTGACCCAGGATGCGCAGCACGTCGTGCGGGTTGGTGGCACCCACGGTGAGCTTCTGGCCCACCTCGACGTGCTCGCCCTCGCTGACCAGAAGACGGGCGCGCTTCGAGATCGGGAACGCCGTCTCGTCGCTGCCGTCGTCCGGCGTGATGACGATCTTCTTGGTCTTCTCGGTCTCCTCGATCCGCACGCGGCCGGAGGCCTCGGAGATCGGGGCGACACCCTTCGGGGTACGGGCCTCGAAGAGCTCGACGACACGTGGCAGACCCTGGGTGATGTCGTCACCGGCCACACCACCGGTGTGGAAGGTACGCATCGTCAGCTGGGTGCCGGGCTCACCGATGGACTGGGCGGCGATGATGCCGACCGCCTCACCGATGTCGACCAGCTTGCCGGTGGCCAGCGAGCGGCCGTAGCACATGGCACACGTGCCGACCTGCGACTCACAGGTCAGGATCGAGCGGGTCTTGACCTCCTCGACGCCGTGGCGCACGAGCTGGTCGATGAGCACGTCGCCCAGGTCCACGTTGGCCGGCGCGATCACCTTGCCGTCGATGACGACGTCCTCGGCGAGCATGCGGGCGTAGACGCTGGTCTCGACGTCGTCCGTCTTGCGCAGGACGCCGTCCTCGCCACGGATCGCGATCTTCAGCTTCAGACCGCGCTCGGTGCCGCAGTCCTCCTCGCGGATGATGACGTCCTGCGAGACGTCCACCAGACGACGGGTCAGGTAACCCGAGTCGGCGGTACGCAGGGCGGTGTCCGCCAGACCCTTACGGGCACCGTGCGTGGAGATGAAGTACTCCAGCACGGACAGGCCCTCACGGAAGGACGCCTTGATCGGACGCGGGATGGTCTCGTTCTTCGCGTTCGACACCAGACCGCGCATACCGGCGATCTGCCGCATCTGCATCATGTTTCCTCGGGCACCCGAGTCAACCATCATGAAGATGGGGTTGGTCTTGGGGAAGTTCTCGTTCATCGCCTCGGCGACCTCGTTGGTCGCCTTGGTCCAGATCGCGATGAGCTCCTGCGTGCGCTCTTCCTTGGTGATCAGACCGCGCTCGTACTGCTTCTGGACCTTCTCGTCCTGCGCCTCGTAGCCCTTGACGATCTCCTTCTTCGCCTCGGGAACGACGACGTCGGAGATGGCCACGGTGACACCGGAACGGGTCGCCCAGTAGAAGCCGGCCGCCTTCAGGTTGTCGAGCGTCGCCGCCACGATGACCTTGGGGTAGCGCTCGGCCAGGTCGTTGACGATCTCGGAGAGCTGCTTCTTGCCCACCGAGTAGTCGACGAACGGGTAGTCCTCGGGCAGCAGCTCGTTGAAGAGCGCGCGGCCCAGGGTGGTGCGCAGGCGGAAGGTGTCCCCCTGCTGCCACTCGGGCTCGCCCTCCTCGCGCACCGGCGGCGTCCAGCCACGCGGCGGGATGGTGCCCACCGGGAAGCGGATGTCGATCGGCGACTGCAGCGCGAGCTCACCGGCGTCGAACGCCATGATCGCCTCGGCCGTGGAGCCGAACGACCGGCCCTCGCCCTTGGTGTCACGCAGCTCGCCGTCGGTGGTGAGGAAGAACAGACCGAGGACCATGTCCTGGGTCGGCATCGTCACCGGCCGGCCGTCGGCGGGCTTGAGGATGTTGTTCGAGGACAGCATCAGGATGCGGGCCTCGGCCTGCGCCTCCGCGGAGAGCGGCAGGTGGACGGCCATCTGGTCACCGTCGAAGTCCGCGTTGAACGCGGTGCAGACGAGCGGGTGGATCTGGATGGCCTTGCCCTCGACCAGCTGCGGCTCGAAGGCCTGGATGCCGAGGCGGTGCAGGGTGGGCGCACGGTTCAGCAGCACCGGGTGCTCGGCGATGACCTCTTCGAGGACGTCGTACACGACGGTGCGGCCGCGCTCCACCATGCGCTTGGCGCTCTTGATGTTCTGCGCGTGGTTCAGGTCGACCAGGCGCTTCATCACGAACGGCTTGAACAGCTCCAGCGCCATCGCCTTCGGCAGACCGCACTGGTGCAGCTTCAGCTGCGGACCGACGACGATCACGGAACGCGCGGAGTAGTCCACACGCTTGCCGAGCAGGTTCTGACGGAATCGACCCTGCTTGCCCTTCAGCATGTCGCTGAGGGACTTCAGCGGGCGGTTGCCGGGACCGGTGACCGGACGGCCACGACGGCCGTTGTCGAACAGCGCGTCCACGGCCTCCTGGAGCATGCGCTTCTCGTTGTTCACGATGATCTCGGGCGCACCGAGGTCGAGAAGGCGCTTCAGGCGGTTGTTGCGGTTGATCACACGGCGGTACAGGTCGTTCAGGTCGGAGGTCGCGAAGCGGCCACCGTCCAGCTGCACCATCGGGCGAAGGTCCGGCGGGATGACCGGCACGCAGTCGAGCACCATGCCCTTGGGGCTGTTGCTGGTCTGCAGGAACGCGGAGACGACCTTCAGGCGCTTGAGCGCACGGGTCTTCTTCTGGCCCTTGCCGGTACGGATGATCTCGCGGAGGCGCTCGGCCTCCTCGTCCAGGTCGAAGGACTCCAGGCGCTTCTGCAGCGCCGCGGCGCCCATCGAACCGTCGAAGTACGTGCCGAAGCGGTCACGCAGCTCGCGGTAGAGGAGCTCGTCGCCCTCCAGGTCCTGGACCTTGAGGTTCTTGAAGCGGGTCCACACCTCGTCGAGACGGTCGATCTCGCGCTGCGCACGGTCGCGCAGCTGCTTCATCTCCCGCTCGGCGCCTTCGCGCACCTTGCGGCGCACGTCGGCCTTGGCGCCCTCGGCCTCCAGCTCGGCCAGGTCGGTCTCGAGCTTCTTGGCGCGGGCCTCGAGGTCGGCGTCGCGACGGTTCTCGATCTGCTGACGCTCGACGGAGACGTGCGCCTCCAGCGAGGGCAGGTCACGCGTACGGCGCTCGTCGTCGACGAACGTGATCATGTACGCCGCGAAGTAGATGACCTTCTCGAGGTCCTTCGGGGCGAGGTCGAGCAGGTAGCCGAGGCGCGACGGAACGCCCTTGAAGTACCAGATGTGCGTGACGGGGGCGGCCAGCTCGATGTGGCCCATCCGCTCACGACGCACCTTGGCGCGAGTGACCTCGACGCCGCAGCGCTCGCAGATGATGCCCTTGAACCGGACACGCTTGTACTTGCCGCAGTAGCACTCCCAGTCCCGGGTCGGACCGAAGATCTTCTCGCAGAAGAGTCCGTCCTTTTCCGGCTTGAGCGTGCGGTAGTTGATCGTCTCGGGCTTCTTGACCTCGCCGTGGCTCCACTGACGGATGTCGTCCGCGGTGGCCAGGCCGATCCGGAGCTCGTCGAAGAAGTTGACGTCGAGCACTATGCGTCAATCCCTCTCAGGGTTGTAAGTCTTGGGGTCTGATACGGGGGTCCCGGGGCCGGCCGGAGGCTCAGGGATCTTCATCGCTGAACCTCCGGACCGGACTCCCGTCAGACCTCTTCGACGCTGCTCGGCTCGCGCCGGGACAGGTCGATGCCGAGCTCCTCCGCCGCGCGGAAGACGTCCTCGTCGGTGTCACGCATCTCGATGGACATACCGTCGCTGGACAGCACCTCCACGTTCAGGCAGAGAGACTGCATCTCCTTGATGAGCACCTTGAAGGACTCGGGGATGCCGGGCTCGGGGATGTTCTCGCCCTTGACGATGGCCTCGTAGACCTTCACGCGGCCGGTCACGTCGTCGGACTTGATGGTCAGGAGCTCCTGGAGGGCGTACGCGGCGCCGTAAGCCTCCAGCGCCCACACCTCCATCTCACCGAAGCGCTGACCGCCGAACTGCGCCTTACCACCCAGCGGCTGCTGGGTGATCATCGAGTACGGACCGGTCGAGCGGGCGTGCAGCTTGTCGTCGACCAGGTGGTGCAGCTTCAGGATGTACATGTAGCCGATGGAGATCGGGTCCGGGAACGGCTCACCGGAGCGGCCGTCGAACAGCCGCGCCTTACCGGTCGGCTGCACCATGCGCTCGCCGTCGCGGTTCGGGATGGTGTGCTGCAGCAGACCCGCCAGCTCGTCCTCACGCGCGCCGTCGAAGACCGGGGTGGCGACGTTGGTGCCGGGGGCGACCGAGTCGGCGCCGATCACCTGCAGACGCTGCGCCCACTCCTCGCCGAGCCCGGAGACGTCCCAGCCGCGGCTGGCGAGCCAGCCGAGGTGGATCTCCAGGACCTGTCCCGGGTTCATACGGGACGGCACACCCAGCGGGTTGAGGATGATGTCGACCGGGGTCCCGTCCTCGAGGAACGGCATGTCCTCGATGGGCAGGATCTTGGAGATGACACCCTTGTTGCCGTGGCGGCCGGCGAGCTTGTCACCGTCCGTGATCTTGCGCTTCTGCGCCACGTAGACGCGAACCAGCTGGTTCACGCCCGGCGGCAGCTCGTCGCCCTCTTCACGGTCGAAGACGCGGACGCCGATGACCTTGCCGATCTCGCCGTGCGGCACCTTCAGCGAGGTGTCACGGACCTCACGGGCCTTCTCACCGAAGATCGCGCGCAGCAGGCGCTCCTCCGGCGTCAGCTCGGTCTCGCCCTTGGGCGTGACCTTGCCGACCAGGATGTCGCCGGCGACGACCTCGGCACCGATGCGGATGATGCCGCGCTCGTCGAGGTCGGCGAGGACCTCCTCGGAGACGTTCGGGATGTCCCGGGTGATCTCCTCGGGGCCGAGCTTGGTGTCACGGGCGTCGACCTCGTGCTCCTCGATGTGGATCGAGGAGAGGACGTCGTCCTGCACGAGGCGCTGCGACAGGATGATCGCGTCCTCGTAGTTGTGACCCTCCCACGGCATGAACGCCACGAGCAGGTTCTTGCCCAGCGCCATCTCGCCGTTCTCGGTGGCCGGACCGTCGGCCAGGACCTGGCCCTCGATGATCCGGTCGCCCTCGTTGACGATGACCTTCTGGTTGACCGAGGTGCCCTGGTTGGAGCGGGCGAACTTGGCCAGGCGGTACGTGATGTACGTGCCGTCGTCGTTGGTGGTGGTGATGTAGTCCGCGGAGACCTCCTGGACCACACCCGCCTTCTCGGCCTTGACCACGTCGCCGGCGTCGACGGCGGAGCGGTACTCCATGCCGGTGCCGACGAGCGGGGACTCGCTCTTGATGAGCGGCACGGCCTGACGCATCATGTTCGCGCCCATGAGGGCACGGTTGGCGTCGTCGTGCTCGAGGAACGGGATCATGGCGGTCGCGACCGACACCATCTGGCGCGGCGAGACGTCCATGTAGTCCACGTCGTCACCGGCGACGTAGTCGACCTCGCCGCCACGGCGGCGGACCAGGACGCGGGCCTCGGTGAACTGCATGTCGTCGTTCAGCGTGGCGTTGGCCTGCGCGATGACGTAGCGGTCCTCCTCGTCGGCCGTCAGGTAGTCGACCTCGTCGGTGACCTGGCCGTCGACGACCTTGCGGTACGGCGTCTCCACGAAACCGAACGCGTTGACGCGGCCGTAGGAGGCGAGCGAACCGATCAGGCCGATGTTCGGGCCTTCGGGGGTCTCGATCGGGCACATGCGTCCGTAGTGGGACGGGTGCACGTCACGGACCTCGAAGCCGGCCCGCTCACGGGAGAGACCACCCGGGCCGAGCGCCGACAGACGGCGCTTGTGGGTGAGACCCGACAGCGGGTTGTTCTGGTCCATGAACTGCGACAGCTGGCTGGTGCCGAAGAACTCCTTGATGGAGGCGACGACCGGCCGGATGTTGATCAGGGTCTGCGGCGTGATCGCCTCGACGTCCTGGGTCGTCATGCGCTCGCGGACGACTCGCTCCATACGCGCCAGACCCGTGCGGACCTGGTTCTGGATGAGCTCGCCGACGCTGCGCAGACGACGGTTGCCGAAGTGGTCGATGTCGTCGGTCTCGACGACGATCGTCTGGCCGTTGTCCGCGGCCGTCTCGGTCTCGCCGGCGTGCAGCTTGACCAGGTACTTGATCGTCGAGATGACGTCCTCGACGGTCAGGACACCCGCGTCCAGCGGAGCGTCCGCACCCAGCTTCTTGTTGACCTTGTAGCGGCCGACCTTCGCGAGGTCGTAGCGCTTGGGGTTGAAGTAGAGGTTCTCGAGCAGCGTCTGCGCGGCCTCACGCGTGGGGGGCTCGCCCGGACGCAGCTTGCGGTAGATGTCGAGCAGCGCGTCGTCCTGGCCCTGGGTGTGGTCCTTCTCCAGGGTGGCGCGCATGGACTCGTACTCGCCGAACTCCTCGAGGATCTGCTCGGTCGTCCAGCCGAGAGCCTTCAGGAGAACGGTGACGGACTGCTTGCGCTTGCGGTCGATGCGCACACCGACCATGTCGCGCTTGTCGATCTCCATCTCCAGCCAGGCACCCCGGGAAGGGATGATCTTGGCGGAGAAGATGTCCTTGTCGGACGTCTTGTCGATGGAGGAGTCGAAGTAGACACCCGGCGAACGGACCAGCTGGGACACCACGACACGCTCGGTGCCGTTGATGACGAAGGTGCCCTTGTTCGTCATGAGCGGGAAGTCGCCCATGAAGACCGTCTGGGACTTGATCTCGCCGGTCTCGTTGTTCGTGAACTCGGCCGTCACGAAGAGCGGGGCCGCGTACGTGAAGTCACGGTCCTTGCACTCGTCGATGCTGTTCTTAGGCGGCTCGAAACGGTGGTCGCGGAAGGTCAGCGACATCGACCCGGAGAAGTCCTCGATCGGGGAGATCTCCTCGAAGATCTCCTCCAGACCGGACTTCGTGGGGACGTCCTGACCGGACTCCAGAGCCGCCTCGACCCGACTCTGCCAGGCGGTGTTCCCGAGCAGCCAGTCAAAGCTCTCGGTCTGCAACGCGAGCAGGTTGGGAACCTCGAGGGGCTCCTTGATCTTTGCAAAGGAGATGCGCAGCGGGGCGGTGCTGGCAGCGTTGTTCGTATTCGCGGTCGAGGCGTTGCGCGAGGCGGCCAAGAGGGGGTCCTTCCGAGGGCTCGGACTCACTACGCGCGTACCGGCCCCTCTCCTGTGCACGGAGACAGCTTTCCGGATCCGGCGAAAAGGGCCAGGTCAGAGAGGTCTGATCGTCCGAGCTCAAGGGAGGGCATGCCCCTGGTGACGGGCAGGGGACAGCTAACAGGCAGCGCAAAGGGTCAGTGTAGCCACTTGGCACACTGATGTCCAGTGCGGGTTTTTCGAGACCCTCGTGGTTCTCAACGCCCTCGGTCTGCTTGCCCTCAACGCACGGTGATACTGCCCTCTTCGTCGCCGATCCATGCCTCGGATTCGGATCCTTGTGACGACGCGTCCTGAGAATTGCGCGCTGCGTGCGGTTCGTCAAGGCCCCCCTGCGCTGACCGGGGCGCTCGGAGACACGACGAAGATCACCATACCCCCCGCTCACAGGGGTGTGAGGTAACCGTGGCCGCGCCCCCAGGAACGACGAAGAGCGACCACCCAGATGGATGATCGCTCTTCGGTGCGTCGGCGTTACAGCCCCGGAGGGACCGATTCAGCCTTCGCGTACGGTCGTCGCCGACCGTGGGCCATCCGGCGGCAGCCGGACAGGGTTACTTACTTGACCTCGACCGAGGCGCCGGCGGCCTTGAGGGACTCGGCGGCCTTCTCAGCGGCCTCCTTGGCGACCTTCTCGAGGACGGGCTTCGGGGCGCCGTCCACGAGGTCCTTGGCCTCCTTCAGACCCAGGGAGGTCAGCTCACGCACGACCTTGATGACCTGGATCTTCTTCTCGCCGGCGCCGGTGAGGACGACGTCGAACTCGTCCTGCTCCTCAGCGGCCTCGACCGGGGCGCCCGGGGCGGCGGGGCCCGCAACGGCGACCGCGGCGGCGGCGGTGACGTCGAACTTCTCCTCGAACGCCTTCACGAACTCGGAGAGCTGGATGAGGGTCATGCCCTCGAACTCGGCGAGCAGTTCGTCCTGGGTGAGAGCCATGACGGCTTTCCTTCCACTAATTCGGCTGGTGCCGGTATGTACATGTCTGGCGGGCGTACGTTCGGCCCGCTAACGACCGCTGCTTCAGGCGGGCTGCCTCAAGGCGACGGTCATTTCGGGAGCCGAATTACTCGGCACCGCCCTGCTCGGCCTGCTTGGCGCGAAGAGCGTCCACGGTGCGGACGAGCTTCGAGGGAAGCGCCTGGAAGAGCTGAGCAGCCTGAGACTGCTTGCCCTTGAAGGCACCCGCCAGCTTGCTGAGCAGAACCTCGCGGGACTCGAGGTCCGCAAGCTTCTTGATCTCGTCGGCGGACAGCGCCTTGCCATCAAGGACACCGCCCTTGATGACGAGGTTCGGGTTGTCCTTGGCGAAGTCACGAAGACCCTTCGCCGACTCCACCGGGTCACCGGTGATGAAGGCGACCGCCGTCGGACCGTTGAACAGGTCGTCGAGCGTGTTGATCCCGGCCTCGTTGGCCGCAATCTTGGTCAGCGTGTTCTTCACCACGGCGTACTGGGCGTTCTCACCGAGCGAACGACGCAGCGTCTTGAGCTGCGCCACGGTGAGACCCCGGTACTCGGTCAGCACGGCGGCGTTCGAGCTGCGGAACGACTCCGTCAGCTCGGCCACCGCGGCAGCCTTGTCGGGCCTTGCCATAGAGCGTCGGCCTCCTTCCGGGTGATGAGGACCGCTCAGAAGGGGCTGTGACAGACGAAACGCCCCGGCGCAGGCGCACGGGGCGTTGCTCGACCGAACGAATTCCATGGAAGGAGTTCGATCCGGGAGCACATCCACTGACACCTGCGCGGGTCGTCCGCGTTGCAGCGGATCCTTCGGCCACCGCCCCCTCTGTCCGAGAGCACGGCAACGACCAGCGGTCTTTGGCTTCTGGGGAAGACTACGTGAACGGGTCACCGTCAAGCAAATCCGCCCGGACGGGCCCTCTTCCGGCTCAGCCGCGGGCCTCCTTCAGCTCCTTGGCCATGTCGACGGTGTCGGAGGCGGGCGGCGCCTTCACGGTCACGGGCTTGCCGAGGTCGAGGAACGTGATGGTGAGGTCGAGCTGGCCGTGCCGCCCCATGCCCTGCATGCGCAGCTGCCGCGTGCGGTCCTCGGCGTCGACCCACAGGTCCATGGTGAGCTCGTCGACGCCCAGCTTCTCGTACTGCGCGAGACTCTTCTCGGTCCGCTGCCGGACGTTGGCGGCGTCGCCCTTGTAGGCGGCGCGGATCTCGTCGATGGTGGCCGTGCCCGTGTAGTGGGTGGTGCGGACGCCCTCGACGGTCTCGGCGCCGGCCTTCTTCAGGTCGTCGGCCGCGGTGAGGAAGCCGCTCTCGTGGGAGGGGTTCTCGCGGACCTTGTCGGCCGCCGTGCCGGTGTCGACCTTGAGGCCGCCCGGTGTGTCGGACTTGCCCGGGGCGCCGAACTTGACCCAGTGCTTGCCGTCCTCGTTGGCCTCGTCGGTGCCCACGTACAGCGCTCCGTCGACCATCCGGTACTCGCCCGTGCCCTGGTCCGGCCCGCTGAGCACGGTGGACTTCAGGCTCATGGCCGGCGGCTTGACGCCGATGGCGGCCTCGGCCTTGATCCGGCCCTCCTCAGGGGTCCGGCCGGTCATGCGGTAGCGCAGGGACACGGGCTGCTCCGCCTTCTTCGCGGCGCGGGTGACGGCGGCCGCGGCCCCCGAGTCACCGCCGCTGTCCGTGCCGCCCGCGGCCGCGCATCCGGCGACGAGGAGCGCGGACAGCCCGAGGACGCCTACGGAAGATCTCATTCATTTCCCCCAGAACCCCATACGGAGAACACACGGTCGATGCACAGCAAGACCGTGAAGGTATCCCGGAGGAGCCGGGGAGGTCTCGTGAATTACGAGCCGACGCCTGCCCCCTTCTGCTGCTTCATCAGCTCCGTGAAGTCGGCGGTGTCGCTCGCCGGGGGCGTCCGGGCGGAGACCTTGGTGCCGTAGTCGGTGTAGTACGCGGTCTGGGAGTAGGCGCCCGCCGTGGTCTCGCCCTTCTCGACCTTCTTGACCAGCAGGTCCCGGTCGTCGACCCAGATGTCCACGGTCTCAGTGGTCACGCCGGCCTGCTCCAGCGTCTTGCGCAGATCGTCGAGTTGGCTGCGGGTGAGGCTGGAGTTCTTCTCGGCGAGGTCGGCCACGGCGAGCGTCCCCGAGTAGTGCGTGGTGTGCTGCCCCCGCACCTTCTCCTCGCCGACCTCCCGCACGTCCCCGGAGGCCAGCAGGAGCTTCACCGACTGGTTCGGGGTGGTGTTCTGCATCTGGTCCTTCAGATACGCGCCGGAGCTGCCGCCGAGGCTCTCCAGGTCGTCGTAGGCGTACTTGATCCAGTGCCGGCCGCCGGCCTGGGTGGCGAAGGTGTCGCCCATCCTGGCGTAGTAGGCGTCGGGCAGATAG is a window encoding:
- the rplJ gene encoding 50S ribosomal protein L10 encodes the protein MARPDKAAAVAELTESFRSSNAAVLTEYRGLTVAQLKTLRRSLGENAQYAVVKNTLTKIAANEAGINTLDDLFNGPTAVAFITGDPVESAKGLRDFAKDNPNLVIKGGVLDGKALSADEIKKLADLESREVLLSKLAGAFKGKQSQAAQLFQALPSKLVRTVDALRAKQAEQGGAE
- the rpoB gene encoding DNA-directed RNA polymerase subunit beta; its protein translation is MAASRNASTANTNNAASTAPLRISFAKIKEPLEVPNLLALQTESFDWLLGNTAWQSRVEAALESGQDVPTKSGLEEIFEEISPIEDFSGSMSLTFRDHRFEPPKNSIDECKDRDFTYAAPLFVTAEFTNNETGEIKSQTVFMGDFPLMTNKGTFVINGTERVVVSQLVRSPGVYFDSSIDKTSDKDIFSAKIIPSRGAWLEMEIDKRDMVGVRIDRKRKQSVTVLLKALGWTTEQILEEFGEYESMRATLEKDHTQGQDDALLDIYRKLRPGEPPTREAAQTLLENLYFNPKRYDLAKVGRYKVNKKLGADAPLDAGVLTVEDVISTIKYLVKLHAGETETAADNGQTIVVETDDIDHFGNRRLRSVGELIQNQVRTGLARMERVVRERMTTQDVEAITPQTLINIRPVVASIKEFFGTSQLSQFMDQNNPLSGLTHKRRLSALGPGGLSRERAGFEVRDVHPSHYGRMCPIETPEGPNIGLIGSLASYGRVNAFGFVETPYRKVVDGQVTDEVDYLTADEEDRYVIAQANATLNDDMQFTEARVLVRRRGGEVDYVAGDDVDYMDVSPRQMVSVATAMIPFLEHDDANRALMGANMMRQAVPLIKSESPLVGTGMEYRSAVDAGDVVKAEKAGVVQEVSADYITTTNDDGTYITYRLAKFARSNQGTSVNQKVIVNEGDRIIEGQVLADGPATENGEMALGKNLLVAFMPWEGHNYEDAIILSQRLVQDDVLSSIHIEEHEVDARDTKLGPEEITRDIPNVSEEVLADLDERGIIRIGAEVVAGDILVGKVTPKGETELTPEERLLRAIFGEKAREVRDTSLKVPHGEIGKVIGVRVFDREEGDELPPGVNQLVRVYVAQKRKITDGDKLAGRHGNKGVISKILPIEDMPFLEDGTPVDIILNPLGVPSRMNPGQVLEIHLGWLASRGWDVSGLGEEWAQRLQVIGADSVAPGTNVATPVFDGAREDELAGLLQHTIPNRDGERMVQPTGKARLFDGRSGEPFPDPISIGYMYILKLHHLVDDKLHARSTGPYSMITQQPLGGKAQFGGQRFGEMEVWALEAYGAAYALQELLTIKSDDVTGRVKVYEAIVKGENIPEPGIPESFKVLIKEMQSLCLNVEVLSSDGMSIEMRDTDEDVFRAAEELGIDLSRREPSSVEEV
- a CDS encoding DNA-directed RNA polymerase subunit beta'; its protein translation is MLDVNFFDELRIGLATADDIRQWSHGEVKKPETINYRTLKPEKDGLFCEKIFGPTRDWECYCGKYKRVRFKGIICERCGVEVTRAKVRRERMGHIELAAPVTHIWYFKGVPSRLGYLLDLAPKDLEKVIYFAAYMITFVDDERRTRDLPSLEAHVSVERQQIENRRDADLEARAKKLETDLAELEAEGAKADVRRKVREGAEREMKQLRDRAQREIDRLDEVWTRFKNLKVQDLEGDELLYRELRDRFGTYFDGSMGAAALQKRLESFDLDEEAERLREIIRTGKGQKKTRALKRLKVVSAFLQTSNSPKGMVLDCVPVIPPDLRPMVQLDGGRFATSDLNDLYRRVINRNNRLKRLLDLGAPEIIVNNEKRMLQEAVDALFDNGRRGRPVTGPGNRPLKSLSDMLKGKQGRFRQNLLGKRVDYSARSVIVVGPQLKLHQCGLPKAMALELFKPFVMKRLVDLNHAQNIKSAKRMVERGRTVVYDVLEEVIAEHPVLLNRAPTLHRLGIQAFEPQLVEGKAIQIHPLVCTAFNADFDGDQMAVHLPLSAEAQAEARILMLSSNNILKPADGRPVTMPTQDMVLGLFFLTTDGELRDTKGEGRSFGSTAEAIMAFDAGELALQSPIDIRFPVGTIPPRGWTPPVREEGEPEWQQGDTFRLRTTLGRALFNELLPEDYPFVDYSVGKKQLSEIVNDLAERYPKVIVAATLDNLKAAGFYWATRSGVTVAISDVVVPEAKKEIVKGYEAQDEKVQKQYERGLITKEERTQELIAIWTKATNEVAEAMNENFPKTNPIFMMVDSGARGNMMQMRQIAGMRGLVSNAKNETIPRPIKASFREGLSVLEYFISTHGARKGLADTALRTADSGYLTRRLVDVSQDVIIREEDCGTERGLKLKIAIRGEDGVLRKTDDVETSVYARMLAEDVVIDGKVIAPANVDLGDVLIDQLVRHGVEEVKTRSILTCESQVGTCAMCYGRSLATGKLVDIGEAVGIIAAQSIGEPGTQLTMRTFHTGGVAGDDITQGLPRVVELFEARTPKGVAPISEASGRVRIEETEKTKKIVITPDDGSDETAFPISKRARLLVSEGEHVEVGQKLTVGATNPHDVLRILGQRAVQVHLVGEVQKVYNSQGVSIHDKHIEIIIRQMLRRVTIIESGDAELLPGELVERSKFEVENRRVVQEGGHPASGRPQLMGITKASLATESWLSAASFQETTRVLTDAAINAKSDSLIGLKENVIIGKLIPAGTGLSRYRNIRVEPTEEAKAAMYSAVGYDDIDYSPFGTGSGQAVPLEDYDYGPYNQ
- the rplL gene encoding 50S ribosomal protein L7/L12 produces the protein MALTQDELLAEFEGMTLIQLSEFVKAFEEKFDVTAAAAVAVAGPAAPGAPVEAAEEQDEFDVVLTGAGEKKIQVIKVVRELTSLGLKEAKDLVDGAPKPVLEKVAKEAAEKAAESLKAAGASVEVK